The following coding sequences are from one Neodiprion lecontei isolate iyNeoLeco1 chromosome 7, iyNeoLeco1.1, whole genome shotgun sequence window:
- the LOC107224927 gene encoding limbic system-associated membrane protein isoform X2 — MKSIVQVAALFTLLFIAPGGCRPETGDAYLDDADYADETNSQPDPGPSVSSEILTKPLALRVHVGDTVILPCNVSNSENVLIAWYKDRDVIYFGDNPYTAEPDRIKLEGNGSLVVNDFKQSDESDNYKCIITDTNEKISHSVRIYVPPATPTTAATHTGKLIVKPGEYTVVQRPNTNVTLSCFADWEPKPKLITWSFQGKRLTSDEFPPDGSNYTVRNVAMETIGLYQCLAGNKVGKINVLIKHAPRVEVEHKRIHAAVGTESEIKCTVHAYPMAEVVWIRNGMKITNGKNKSRIPISALEANYTLAISRTMEDDFGNYTCRATNKMGTANATVELTGTPAEAKFYGLDSAPDKVTPILKWIVNSHAPILEYELNYRQRGEDTWKTVTPKVTEAASGTPYILEYPLEGVEQGSYETVLYARNQYGWSPRDSKIHEFWSGESVSGGETARHQFLVFSRLLILAASLHVYTTYL, encoded by the exons GTGGATGCAGGCCAGAAACAGGAGATGCGTATCTCGACGACGCCGATTACGCAGATGAAACAAACTCGCAACCCGATCCTGGACCTTCGGTATCTTCGGAGATCCTCACGAAACCTCTAGCGCTGCGAGTGCACGTAGGCGACACAGTGATCCTGCCTTGCAACGTGTCAAACTCGG AAAACGTTCTGATCGCGTGGTACAAGGACCGCGATGTCATTTACTTTGGTGATAATCCGTACACGGCAGAACCAGATCGGATCAAGCTAGAAGGAAACGGCAGTTTGGTCGTAAACGACTTCAAACAGAGCGACGAGTCCGACAATTACAAATGCATCATCACCGAtacaaatgagaaaataagTCACTCAGTTCGTATCTACGTTCCTCCTGCAACTCCTACAACTGCCGCCACTCACACCGGAAAATTAATCGTTAAGCCCGGCGAATACACCGTAGTCCAGCGGCCTAACACGAACGTGACCCTCTCCTGTTTCGCCGACTGGGAGCCGAAGCCAAAACTGATCACGTGGTCCTTCCAG GGTAAAAGGTTAACCAGCGACGAGTTCCCGCCGGACGGAAGTAACTACACCGTCCGCAACGTTGCCATGGAAACTATCGGACTTTACCAGTGCCTCGCGGGCAACAAAGTCGGAAAAATCAACGTCTTGATTAAGC ATGCTCCCAGGGTCGAGGTGGAGCACAAACGCATTCATGCGGCGGTAGGAACTGAATCGGAGATAAAGTGCACCGTCCACGCCTATCCCATGGCCGAGGTTGTCTGGATaagaaatggaatgaaaatcaCGAACGGCAAGAATAAAAGCCGTATACCGATAAGCGCTCTAGAGGCTAACTACACCCTCGCAATCAGCCGCACTATGGAGGATGACTTCGGAAATTACACGTGCCGAGCGACAAACAAGATGGGGACCGCGAATGCGACCGTCGAACTTACAG GTACCCCCGCAGAGGCTAAGTTCTACGGACTCGACAGCGCACCCGATAAGGTTACTCCGATCCTTAAGTGGATCGTCAACAGCCATGCCCCGATCCTGGAGTACGAA CTCAATTATCGTCAGCGAGGTGAAGATACGTGGAAAACCGTTACACCAAAGGTCACCGAAGCAGCCTCGGGCACTCCATACATCCTCGAGTACCCCTTGGAAGGTGTTGAACAGGGTTCGTACGAAACTGTACTCTACGCTCGGAACCAATACGGATGGTCACCCCGCGATTCAAAGATTCACGAATTTTGGAGTG gAGAGTCAGTATCAGGTGGTGAAACGGCGAGACACCAATTCCTCGTCTTTTCGAGATTGCTAATCTTAGCTGCTTCACTCCACGTCTATACCACGTATCTTTAA
- the LOC107224927 gene encoding limbic system-associated membrane protein isoform X1, with product MKSIVQVAALFTLLFIAPGGCRPETGDAYLDDADYADETNSQPDPGPSVSSEILTKPLALRVHVGDTVILPCNVSNSENVLIAWYKDRDVIYFGDNPYTAEPDRIKLEGNGSLVVNDFKQSDESDNYKCIITDTNEKISHSVRIYVPPATPTTAATHTGKLIVKPGEYTVVQRPNTNVTLSCFADWEPKPKLITWSFQGKRLTSDEFPPDGSNYTVRNVAMETIGLYQCLAGNKVGKINVLIKHAPRVEVEHKRIHAAVGTESEIKCTVHAYPMAEVVWIRNGMKITNGKNKSRIPISALEANYTLAISRTMEDDFGNYTCRATNKMGTANATVELTGTPAEAKFYGLDSAPDKVTPILKWIVNSHAPILEYELNYRQRGEDTWKTVTPKVTEAASGTPYILEYPLEGVEQGSYETVLYARNQYGWSPRDSKIHEFWSDYYQSQDLPASGESVSGGETARHQFLVFSRLLILAASLHVYTTYL from the exons GTGGATGCAGGCCAGAAACAGGAGATGCGTATCTCGACGACGCCGATTACGCAGATGAAACAAACTCGCAACCCGATCCTGGACCTTCGGTATCTTCGGAGATCCTCACGAAACCTCTAGCGCTGCGAGTGCACGTAGGCGACACAGTGATCCTGCCTTGCAACGTGTCAAACTCGG AAAACGTTCTGATCGCGTGGTACAAGGACCGCGATGTCATTTACTTTGGTGATAATCCGTACACGGCAGAACCAGATCGGATCAAGCTAGAAGGAAACGGCAGTTTGGTCGTAAACGACTTCAAACAGAGCGACGAGTCCGACAATTACAAATGCATCATCACCGAtacaaatgagaaaataagTCACTCAGTTCGTATCTACGTTCCTCCTGCAACTCCTACAACTGCCGCCACTCACACCGGAAAATTAATCGTTAAGCCCGGCGAATACACCGTAGTCCAGCGGCCTAACACGAACGTGACCCTCTCCTGTTTCGCCGACTGGGAGCCGAAGCCAAAACTGATCACGTGGTCCTTCCAG GGTAAAAGGTTAACCAGCGACGAGTTCCCGCCGGACGGAAGTAACTACACCGTCCGCAACGTTGCCATGGAAACTATCGGACTTTACCAGTGCCTCGCGGGCAACAAAGTCGGAAAAATCAACGTCTTGATTAAGC ATGCTCCCAGGGTCGAGGTGGAGCACAAACGCATTCATGCGGCGGTAGGAACTGAATCGGAGATAAAGTGCACCGTCCACGCCTATCCCATGGCCGAGGTTGTCTGGATaagaaatggaatgaaaatcaCGAACGGCAAGAATAAAAGCCGTATACCGATAAGCGCTCTAGAGGCTAACTACACCCTCGCAATCAGCCGCACTATGGAGGATGACTTCGGAAATTACACGTGCCGAGCGACAAACAAGATGGGGACCGCGAATGCGACCGTCGAACTTACAG GTACCCCCGCAGAGGCTAAGTTCTACGGACTCGACAGCGCACCCGATAAGGTTACTCCGATCCTTAAGTGGATCGTCAACAGCCATGCCCCGATCCTGGAGTACGAA CTCAATTATCGTCAGCGAGGTGAAGATACGTGGAAAACCGTTACACCAAAGGTCACCGAAGCAGCCTCGGGCACTCCATACATCCTCGAGTACCCCTTGGAAGGTGTTGAACAGGGTTCGTACGAAACTGTACTCTACGCTCGGAACCAATACGGATGGTCACCCCGCGATTCAAAGATTCACGAATTTTGGAGTG ATTATTATCAGAGCCAAGATTTACCGGCAAGTG gAGAGTCAGTATCAGGTGGTGAAACGGCGAGACACCAATTCCTCGTCTTTTCGAGATTGCTAATCTTAGCTGCTTCACTCCACGTCTATACCACGTATCTTTAA